From the genome of Alteromonas stellipolaris:
CGCTATCGGCAACTTACGGACAGAGCCAAATATATGAGGCTGCTCTATTAGGCACCTATATGAGACAAAGTGTAGCATTATATGTAAGCGCTTTCATACAATAGCAAACATAGTACAAGCATTGCCAAGAAAAACTTTTACATTTTATTCACAGAAGACAACCCAGCGACGTATTTCACTGGGTTGATATAAAGGTAGGGTGTCTAGTACTCGCCACTATCATGGAAGACAAGGTTCCAATAGTGCTAGCCTCTTAGCTCGCTTTGGGTATGTTCAATGCCGTGCGTGCATCATTAGTCAGTTTAACGAGTGCTTTTCGAACATCGGTGGAGGTTGCACAAAGGGTTTCAAAAGGAATAAACCATGTCGCTTTTTCGCTACCACAATGCATGCCTTCGGGGAATGCGCTATGCATAACAGGGTGCTCTATATTCACGCCTACTTTATGTTGTAAAATTAGCTGCATGGCATCAACATGATCTTCATTCATGTGAGTAATCATGCCTTCTGGTGAACCATGCCACTCTTGCTCTTCAACCTGCCAGTACGCTTTATCTATCCAATGGATTTTCCCAAACCCGCCAATAAAGCGTACCCGCTCGGCGCGGATAACATAAAAGTTAAAGTCGTGAGTTTTTTCATACCCTTTGGCTTGTGGGAACAGCCGTAAATATTGCGCTTTA
Proteins encoded in this window:
- a CDS encoding HugZ family pyridoxamine 5'-phosphate oxidase, coding for MSMQDIAFSAKQLSRTHHSGVLGTHSTSMPGYPFGSVVPFYLTPAGDAIIYISDIALHTRNIKANDKVSLTIFDAAEDDSQANGRVTIMGNAELANKEDVKAQYLRLFPQAKGYEKTHDFNFYVIRAERVRFIGGFGKIHWIDKAYWQVEEQEWHGSPEGMITHMNEDHVDAMQLILQHKVGVNIEHPVMHSAFPEGMHCGSEKATWFIPFETLCATSTDVRKALVKLTNDARTALNIPKAS